A genomic window from Salvia miltiorrhiza cultivar Shanhuang (shh) chromosome 5, IMPLAD_Smil_shh, whole genome shotgun sequence includes:
- the LOC130986249 gene encoding mitochondrial pyruvate carrier 3-like produces the protein MHYQKEEKPYIFIQLDIYKDKYGCSCRYWRLSFNWSYIDQVNEALMAASSKLHALWNHPAGPKTIHFWAPTFKWGLTIANVADFTKPHETISYPQQIALATSGLMWARYSTIVTPKNWNLFGVSLGMSATGIYQLARRARHDYYSEKNTTKAEEIMPT, from the exons ATGCATTACCAGAAAGAAGAGAAGCCATATATATTCATTcaattagatatatataaagataaatatggTTGCAGTTGCAGGTATTGGCGTTTGAGTTTCAACTGGTCATATATAGATCAAGTCAACGAAGCCTTAATGGCCGCCTCCTCCAAGCTTCATGCCTTGTGGAACCATCCCGCCGGCCCCAAAACCA TTCACTTCTGGGCTCCAACGTTCAAATGGGGTTTAACAATAGCAAACGTTGCTGATTTTACTAAGCCACATGAAACCATCTCATACCCTCAACAAATAG CTCTGGCTACTTCTGGACTCATGTGGGCTCGCTACAGTACCATAGTTACGCCG AAAAATTGGAACCTATTCGGTGTGAGCTTGGGAATGTCAGCTACAGGAATATATCAACTTGCCCGCAGGGCTCG gCACGACTACTACTCTGAGAAGAATACAACTAAAGCAGAGGAAATAATGCCTACCTAG
- the LOC130986250 gene encoding eIF-2-alpha kinase GCN2-like, giving the protein MPASNGHGGFGHVVLCKNKLDGRHYAVKKIRLKDKILPVNDRILREVATLSRLQHQHVVRYYQVDSILSACGDAFEHEVTRRMRNEFMVAWDGLRSKDNQRIIAG; this is encoded by the exons ATGCCCGCCTCAAACG GACACGGTGGATTTGGCCACGTTGTATTATGCAAGAATAAGCTAGATGGTAGGCATTATGCCGTGAAGAAGATTCGATTGAAGGATAAAATTCTGCCTGTAAATGACCGCATATTAAG GGAAGTAGCTACTCTTTCGAGGTTGCAGCATCAGCATGTCGTTCGATACTATCAG GTTGACAGCATACTTAGCGCCTGTGGCGATGCTTTTGAGCATGAGGTAACTAGAAGAATGCGTAATGAATTTATGGTAGCTTGGGATGGCTTGAGGTCAAAAGACAACCAGAGAATCATAGCAGGTTGA
- the LOC131025547 gene encoding nodulin-related protein 1-like codes for MEQPATGEKKPSTADILADAKVVSEAARAQFSNQAEKCDKAKAAADLLDAAENYGKLDETKGVGKYVDQAEGYLRQYSGPNSTTPAAVAAAVATGIPSGEGKHIKKAEESVEGGEYVKKAEEKGESEGGYGDLMKAAGGFFNK; via the coding sequence ATGGAACAGCCCGCCACCGGCGAGAAGAAACCCTCAACCGCCGATATTTTGGCGGACGCCAAGGTGGTGTCGGAGGCGGCTCGAGCCCAGTTCAGCAACCAGGCTGAGAAGTGCGACAAGGCCAAGGCCGCCGCCGACCTCTTGGATGCCGCCGAGAACTACGGCAAGCTAGACGAGACAAAGGGAGTCGGCAAGTACGTTGATCAAGCGGAGGGCTATCTCCGCCAGTACAGCGGGCCCAATTCCACCACccccgccgccgtcgccgccgccgtcgcaACCGGAATCCCTTCAGGCGAAGGGAAGCATATCAAGAAGGCGGAGgagtccgtggaaggaggcgaGTACGTGAAGAAGGCGGAGGAGAAGGGCGAGTCGGAAGGCGGATATGGAGATTTGATGAAGGCTGCCGGCGGTTTCTTTAACAAGTAA
- the LOC130986251 gene encoding LOW QUALITY PROTEIN: GDSL esterase/lipase At4g26790-like (The sequence of the model RefSeq protein was modified relative to this genomic sequence to represent the inferred CDS: deleted 1 base in 1 codon) yields the protein MKMAAVSLLFVLLLQKSEAKVSSIIVFGDSSVDSGNNNYIPTVLKSNFKPYGRDFEGGKATGRFSNGRIATDYISEAFGLKPTIPAYLDPAYTIQDFATGVCFASAGTGNYDNATSKLLSVMPLWKEVEYYKEYQIRLRNYVGNHKANQLLREALYIISIGTNDFLENYYLLPHRRLEFSIEDYQQFLAGIAKQFVTQIYELGARKICLTGLPPMGCLPLERTTNLGKCIHTYNDVAVAFNGKLEGLVQSLNKDLSTMQLVLSAPYAVVYDIIQNPHAYGFEHSAKACCGSGRFEMSYLCDNHNPLTCSDATKYVFWDSFHPTDRTNAIVAQYVFNKFLAVFQ from the exons ATGAAAATGGCAGCTGTTAGTTTGTTGTTTGTTTTATTACTGCAAAAATCGGAGGCGAAAGTATCATCGATCATCGTGTTCGGAGATTCGTCGGTGGATTCGGGCAACAACAACTACATTCCGACAGTGCTGAAGAGCAACTTCAAGCCTTACGGGCGGGATTTTGAGGGCGGCAAAGCCACGGGAAGGTTTTCCAACGGCCGCATCGCCACAGATTACATATCGGAAGCTTTTGGGCTCAAACCAACCATTCCTGCTTACTTGGATCCTGCTTACACCATACAAGATTTTGCTACTGGAGTCTGCTTCGCTTCTGCTGGCACTGGT AATTATGATAATGCCACATCTAAGCTTCTC TCTGTAATGCCTCTGTGGAAGGAGGTAGAGTACTACAAGGAATACCAAATCCGGCTTCGAAACTATGTGGGCAACCACAAGGCCAACCAGCTTCTCCGAGAAGCCCTCTACATCATAAGCATCGGAACCAACGATTTCTTAGAAAACTACTATCTTCTCCCCCACAGAAGATTGGAGTTCAGCATTGAAGACTACCAGCAGTTTCTGGCCGGCATAGCTAAACAGTTTGTGACGCAGATTTACGAGCTGGGGGCGCGCAAGATATGCCTCACGGGGCTCCCTCCCATGGGCTGCTTGCCGCTGGAGAGGACCACCAATCTTGGAAAATGCATACACACATACAACGATGTGGCCGTGGCTTTCAATGGCAAGCTAGAGGGGCTGGTGCAGAGCTTGAACAAGGACCTTTCCACAATGCAGCTGGTGCTCTCGGCTCCTTACGCCGTTGTTTATGATATCATTCAGAATCCGCACGCTTACGGCTTCGAGCATTCGGCAAAGGCGTGTTGTGGGAGTGGGAGGTTTGAGATGAGCTATTTGTGTGACAACCACAATCCCTTGACCTGCTCGGATGCCACCAAATATGTGTTTTGGGACTCTTTCCACCCTACCGATAGGACTAACGCCATTGTTGCTCAATATGTCTTTAACAAATTTCTAGCAGTGTTTCAGTAG
- the LOC131025548 gene encoding uncharacterized protein LOC131025548: MAIERPKLQDDQRNKVAQWLLEHSSEGKLRHGAKKEAALHFKVNLKTIWRIWSQVSNQRASGVPVQVKSIRKGCIHKDKMLIDGEKVKKLSVLERSTLRCMSTHLGVSKSLLHQWVKEKKLKPHTNAIKPFLTTQNKLCRLRWSLKQLSGVSEDGFIPFQSMYNTIHIDEKWFYLTKTNDRYYLLPDEEEPHRTCKSKRHIEKIMFMCAAARPIIDEDGTVIFDGKLGIYPFITTEPAQRNSKNRVKGTLEVKAIAAITKPIIRDCLINR, encoded by the coding sequence ATGGCTATAGAAAGGCCAAAGTTACAAGATGATCAAAGAAACAAAGTTGCCCAGTGGCTGTTAGAGCATAGCAGTGAAGGCAAACTTCGCCATGGAGCAAAAAAAGAGGCGGCACTTCACTTCAAAGTAAACTTGAAGACCATTTGGAGGATTTGGAGCCAAGTCTCCAATCAAAGAGCATCCGGTGTACCTGTCCAGGTTAAATCAATTAGAAAAGGATGTATACACAAGGATAAGATGCTCATTGATGGTGAAAAAGTCAAAAAACTTTCAGTTTTAGAAAGAAGTACACTGAGATGCATGTCGACTCACCTAGGAGTGTCTAAATCTTTGCTTCATCAATGGGTGAAGGAGAAAAAACTGAAACCACATACAAATGCCATAAAACCCTTCCTTACCACACAAAACAAGCTATGTAGGCTGAGGTGGAGCCTTAAACAGCTGAGTGGGGTCAGTGAGGATGGTTTTATACCATTTCAAAGTATGTACAACACCATCCACATCGATGAAAAATGGTTCTATCTTACCAAAACCAATGATAGATACTACCTCCTGCCCGATGAGGAAGAACCACATAGGACATGCAAATCAAAAAGGCATATTGAAAAAATCATGTTTATGTGTGCTGCTGCGAGGCCGATCATTGATGAAGATGGCACAGTCATATTCGATGGAAAGTTAGGCATTTATCCTTTCATAACCACAGAGCCAGCACAAAGGAACTCGAAAAACAGAGTGAAAGGTACGCTGGAAGTTAAGGCAATTGCAGCAATCACTAAGCCCATCATTAGAGACTGCCTTATAAACAGGTAA
- the LOC130986246 gene encoding grpE protein homolog 2, mitochondrial-like, producing the protein MSATKITHLFARTLLAKSPLIFGRRHIASLTNQPPSSALFHDKVLIGQWGLRHHSAPCLSSFQWFGISSAASLQPNTKENPQSGNEHVNKANNQAASAVESPHKTEPSASKVKTESVSATEPKSNASGTNRRRGVTKRTAFSDSESESDSDLEDLSRDDLLKLVVEKEQLLGVKQKELEQMKDKVLRTLAEMENVKERTTRESENTKKFAIQNFAKSLLDVADNLGRASSAAKESFSKINVHEDAVGAFQQLKVLLQGVEMTEKQLLEVFRKFGLERYDPVNEDFDPNRHNAVFQVPDSSKPADRVAVVLKAGYMLHDRVIRPAEVGVTVAANN; encoded by the exons ATGTCTGCCACCAAAATCACACATCTCTTCGCTAGGACCCTCTTGGCTAAGTCGCCGCTCATTTTCGGTCGTCGCCATATTGCCTCTCTCACCAATCAACCGCCCTCCTCTGCTTTATTTCATGATAAG GTGTTAATTGGTCAGTGGGGATTGAGACACCATTCAGCTCCATGCTTATCTTCGTTTCAATGGTTTGGAATCTCATCAGCTGCATCCCTACAGCCCAACACAAAGGAGAATCCTCAATCTGGAAATGAGCATGTAAATAAGGCCAATAATCAAGCTGCTTCAGCTGTTGAATCTCCTCATAAAACTGAACCTTCAGCTTCTAAAGTAAAAACAGAATCAGTTTCTGCTACAGAACCTAAGTCAAATGCATCTGGGACCAACAGAAGAAGAGGAGTCACTAAAAGGACTGCATTTTCTGATTCTGAGTCTGAGTCTGATTCAGATTTAGAGGACCTTTCAAGAGATGATCTCTTGAAACTTGTGGTGGAGAAGGAACAGCTTTTGGGTGTGAAGCAGAAAGAGCTTGAGCAGATGAAGGATAAAGTTTTGAGGACATTGGCTGAGATGGAAAATGTGAAAGAGCGGACTACACGTGAATCTGAAAATACTAAGAAGTTTGCCATTCAG AACTTTGCAAAAAGCCTTCTGGATGTTGCAGATAATTTAGGCAGGGCTTCTTCTGCTGCAAAAGAGAGCTTTTCTAAAATTAATGTGCATGAAGATGCAGTAGGAGCTTTTCAGCAACTTAAAGTGCTTCTTCAAGGCGTTGAAATGACGGAAAAACAATTATTAGAG GTATTCAGAAAATTTGGACTGGAGAGGTACGATCCTGTAAATGAAGATTTTGACCCAAACAGGCATAATGCTGTGTTCCAAGTACCAGATTCTTCAAAGCCAGCAGACCGTGTTGCGGTTGTTCTAAAG GCTGGCTACATGCTGCACGACCGAGTTATTAGACCTGCTGAAGTTGGTGTAACTGTT
- the LOC131025549 gene encoding protein FAR1-RELATED SEQUENCE 5-like, producing MVPEATRHLMSNNRNVDEFQQIFIISAVKANIGPMRAFRFFREIVGDYKSVGCTGNDFKNFVRDLKVYSFGSDAHMLLETFNNKQQLGDGFKFFHEVDDEKKLCRIIWADDVSVKNYKLFGEAVSFDATYNTNRYKFILTPFTGKDNHGRCISFAVALINHEDSESYAWVLEKFELIMGNAPRILITDQDPGLKKAVASTWKETRHRFCMWHINIKVAEKVPQRLRDDSDFKLAYDRVVWNDNDEPEVFEENWNNLMEEYDLTSNKWFSDMYQDRSMWIPAYFRDVHMSGLFRTTSMSESKNSFFKRFIDKNSDLVLLYTNFCSGLDAQRYNYKEVTHADETRSPRMMTNLDIERNAAAVYTNSVFKDVQEQIDHASKACAIRKMYSQGDEEIYVVEDNIDGEFIVRYVRPQDDVLCSCNLFTRKGTPCMHMFVVFRNLKLDAIPPKYIVRRWCKFSLLCPDESLEEVRKEGSKSTSNLEFRIFKVVSETIGCVRGNHELCDQLYDNLIQVRDKFTNFGAYVNSTTSKSRLFNEFYGSPPPESPSVFPPDIVKTKGSGAGGRRKSEKEKAIILAQKPLRLCRKCKKRVHHDSRNCPTKEAPTETLSSS from the exons ATGGTTCCTGAAGCTACACGACATTTGATGAGCAACAACAGGAATGTTGATGAATTCCAACAGATATTCATAATTTCGGCTGTAAAAGCTAATATTGGGCCAATGCGTGCCTTCCGATTTTTCAGAGAGATTGTAGGGGATTATAAATCAGTTGGATGTACCGGCAACGACTTCAAGAACTTTGTAAGGGACCTGAAGGTATATTCGTTCGGATCAGATGCACATATGTTGTTGGAAACATTTAATAACAAACAGCAGTTAGGGGATGGATTTAAGTTTTTTCATGAGGTAgatgatgaaaaaaaattgtgtcGCATTATCTGGGCGGATGACGTATCTGTTAAAAACTACAAGTTGTTTGGCGAGGCAGTTTCATTCGATGCTACTTATAACACCAACAG ATACAAGTTTATATTAACTCCTTTTACTGGTAAAGATAACCACGGTAGGTGCATCTCTTTTGCTGTGGCATTAATTAATCATGAAGATTCAGAGTCTTATGCATGGGTGTTGGAAAAGTTTGAGTTAATAATGGGAAATGCACCGCGTATTCTTATCACTGATCAAGACCCTGGTCTTAAGAAAGCTGTGGCATCAACTTGGAAAGAGACACGTCACAGGTTTTGTATGTGGCACATAAACATTAAAGTTGCTGAAAAGGTGCCACAAAGGTTGAGGGATGATTCCGATTTTAAGTTAGCTTATGATAGGGTTGTGTGGAATGATAATGATGAACCAGAAGTTTTTGAAGAAAACTGGAATAATCTGATGGAAGAATACGATCTTACATCAAACAAATGGTTCTCTGACATGTATCAAGATCGTTCAATGTGGATACCCGCGTATTTCAGAGATGTACACATGAGTGGTCTATTTCGAACTACTTCGATGTCCGAGAGCAAGAATAGCTTTTTCAAACGCTTTATCGACAAGAATTCTGATCTTGTGTTACTGTATACTAACTTTTGCAGTGGTCTTGACGCACAGAGATATAATTACAAGGAGGTAACCCATGCTGACGAGACCCGCTCTCCTAGGATGATGACAAATCTAGATATTGAACGTAACGCAGCTGCTGTGTACACAAACTCAGTGTTCAAAGATGTTCAGGAGCAGATTGACCATGCAAGCAAAGCATGTGCCATACGTAAGATGTATTCCCAAGGTGATGAAGAGATTTATGTAGTCGAGGACAACATAGATGGTGAATTCATTGTTCGTTATGTGCGGCCCCAGGACGATGTGTTATGTAGCTGCAACTTGTTCACTCGGAAAGGTACTCCTTGCATGCATATGTTTGTTGTGTTCAGGAACCTGAAACTTGATGCTATTCCTCCCAAGTACATTGTGAGGCGATGGTGCAAATTCAGTTTATTGTGTCCAGATGAATCCCTAGAGGAAGTGCGGAAAGAAGGTAGTAAGTCTACCTCAAATCTTGAGTTCCGTATTTTCAAAGTTGTTAGTGAAACCATTGGATGTGTAAGGGGAAACCATGAGCTTTGCGATCAACTATACGATAACCTTATTCAAGTGAGGGACAAGTTTACTAACTTTGGGGCATATGTGAACTCTACAACATCAAAGAGCAGATTATTCAATGAATTTTATGGATCCCCACCACCAGAATCTCCTTCCGTTTTCCCCCCAGATATTGTTAAGACTAAAGGGAGTGGTGCCGGTGGCCGTAGGAAATCTGAAAAAGAGAAGGCCATTATACTGGCACAGAAACCTTTGCGTCTTTGTAGGAAATGCAAAAAAAGAGTTCATCATGACTCAAGAAACTGCCCCACAAAGGAAGCCCCAACTGAAACTCTTAGCTCTTCATGA